The DNA window gttcctagtcagatttgtttccgctgcaccacaacgggaagtccaagATGATTAAGTTCTTATACTTAAAATTTCTAAGTGgcaaatttaaaaatggttaagatgataaattttacattatgtgtatcttaacatgatgaaaaagaaaaaaatagtatacttagatcaataaaacaaatatttcaaaatattaactgTTAAATGTAGGTAGTGGGTAAGTGGGTATTCATTACaccattctttcaacttttttgtatgtttgaaagtttttgcaaaacaaaaaaaaaagttgaaaaagaaaaaatatgtatttgtgtgaatccacttacatgaaatatctaGACTAATGTAGGAACATTTGTAGGGACAGTGGACTAGAGTTTGCCAGGACCCATGGCAGGAAGAGAGTTTGAAGTGACAAAAAACATATGGAAacagattgtggtgatggctgtaTGACACTGTAAGTGTAATTATGCTTCAAAATCCCacacttaaaaatcattaaaattgcAAGTTTTATGTTAtacattttatcacaattttttaaatagactgaACATGAGATAGACACTTCATAttccttttaaagaattttgataCCAGCTTTTTTCAAAATAGTAGATTAAATACTTTTCCCACATTATATTGGACTATTCACTGAAACTATaatccctttattttttctttttaggcccgaacctttggcatatggaaattctcaggctaggggttgaattggagctgcagatgctggcctacaccacagccacagcaacatgggatctgagccacatctgtgacctacactagggctcaagacaatgctggaatcttaacccactgattgaggccagggatctaccctcatcctcatagatagtctggtttgttaaccactgagccacaacggaaactccaaaactATAATCCTTGATTATCAACAATGTTAACCATAAGTTGTGAATTAGAGAAGCAGGCAAATTATGACACAATGTACCTTCTGATTATAATCAACAGATCTGGGGCTTTCTTTGTTACCATGATAAACGTATTTTTAGCTTACTTGTGTGCTACAATAATTAAGAAAAGTTATTTTGGCTCAGGGGTAAATAAAAGACCTATTAATCAGAAGATAAAGCCTGGAAAGAAACCgaaaggaattcccttgtggtgcagcaggttaaggatcctgaattgtcactgcagtggcttgggttcttgctgtagcatgggttcaatccatggtgtggcccagtgggttaaggatctggcattacagcaGCTCtgatataggtcacagctatggcttggattttaTCTtaggcccaggaaattccatgtgccgagggtgcacccaaaaatttttttttgcatgagaGCCTTAAGACTACATCAAGTCCTCTATGACATCAATGATAAATCAATTACATTCAATGATTGTTTTAAGTCTGTAGTCTTTATGGAGATGCACTTTCCAGCTATAATTACACTACAAATAGTAAGTGCAAAGTTCTCCCTGCAATCATTTTCCCCATATAAGGAATTAGATTACTTAGGTGGCATACGATCCTATTCTCCGTGATGAGACTGAAGGTGATACCTTATGGGTGATGCTTGATGGGAATTTCTATTATAAACAGACCTTCAATTAGCAGTAGACCCAGGAAAAGAGTCAGTCTTATTTGTCTCTGGGAATCATGTCTAGATATGATGCCTGCCTTTGTTGCAGCTAGCTGAGTCCCTGAGGGGAAGTGGCTCTGGCATGAAGCCATTTcattgaagaatgaatgaatctctACTGCTCATGCACTTTTTCTACATCTGAAGTGCTTGTAATGGAAAACAGCTGTATTTATTGTATTAGCATATTAGAGCCAGGATTCTATGATTAGAAGAAAAACTTCCTTACTCATCAAGTTCAGATACCTCATGATCATTTCATACTACTGAGATAATTTTAATCACAGCATTTTTATAGGTCATGAACCTGAGTAATGTGGTTGTTGCAAATGTTGCCTCACACATGTACAATTTACCAGGAACCAGACTCAGGGATTCCTGAACTGGGGTATGAAATATCAGCCACCATGTCTCCCAGGATGCTTAAATCTGGAGTGCATTTCACATGGTGCTCTCCATGGAATCAAGCAGAATCTATCTCTGCATGACCACAGCCTTATTTAAATCCTTTCCTTCATCTCTCCACTTTTTCCCACTTCCCTTGTGCTAAGGCATCCCCCACAAATTTATTACATCACCAACCTCTGCCTCAGAGTCATCTACTGTGGGCCCCAACCAAAAACATCATCTTAGAGAATGGATATTTTGTTTCAAACATCAGAGAGTTAGACAAAGAACAATCTGGGTTTAAaccttaatttaaaatgcattaactGTCATGTTATCTATTCATttaagaacctaaaaaaaaaaaaaaagaacctggtggaattctcttgtgctgcaacaggttaaggatccagcattgtcaatgcagtggcttgggtcattgctatgctgtgggttcgatccctgaccttggaatttccacatgccatgagcatgggccaaaaaataactcaatcaatgaaccaaaccaaaaaaccaaccaaacaaacaaatgaaaaataacctGATGATGAAAGAGTTAGGCATTCTAGCTCACTAGTATTCTGTAACTTTGATTCATTCTAGTGTGCCTATCCCAAATCTAAGGCCACATCACAGAAAATAAGGTACCCCACCCATGAGTTTCTTCAAAGCTCCTTTCatgtctctgttcctcaggctgtagatgaaggggttcagcatgggagtGACCATAGAGTACATCAAGGAAGCCACTGCAGTCTTCCTGGAAGATTGAGGAATTGCAGAACAAATATACACTCCAAAACCTGTCCCATAGAATAAGGAAACAGCTGAGAGGTGAGATCCACAGGTAGAAAAAGCTTTATACCTTTTACCTACTGATAACTTTCTCAAAATAGAGGAGACTATTTGagtataagagaaaataattccaGAAAGGGGGATGACACCTAATATGCTAACtgcaaaataaagaagaatattaTTAATGAGGGCATCAGAACAGGCCAGCTTGATGACCTGAACAACTTCACAGAAGAAGAGGGGGATTTCCAGGTCTGTGCAGAAGGACAGTTGCAGCACCATCAGACTGTGGAGCAGGGCAACTATGGCACTAATGAACAAGGAGAGGAGAATCAGCAGAACACAGAAGTGGGGGTTCATGATGACTGGGTATCTAAGTGGGTGACATAtagccacatagcggtcataggccattgcTCCAAGGAGAAAATTTTCCCAACAAGCAGAAGTCAGGGCAAAGCTGATCTGGGTGATACAACCTGCATAAGAGATACTCTGATTCTGAGCCTGGATGTTCACCAGGATCTTTGGGATTGTGGTGGTGCTCAAACAGATGTCAGTGAAGGAGAGATTGGAGAGAAAGAgatacatgggggtgtggaggtgggagtcagagatgACAGCCAGGACAATGAACAGGTTCCCCAGGATGGTAACCAGGTACACGGATAGGAACAGGCAGAAGAGGATGATCTTCAGTTCTGGATCCTCTGTCAGTCTCATGAGAAGAAATTCTGAAACCTCTGTTTGGTTTCTGGGTTCCAtgttgttaatgaatctgatgaaagaaatgtggcaacaaaataatgaaatgtgcAGTCCCTAGACAAACAGCAGGATTTTGTCTTACTGAAACAGAGCCACACCCACCATTTACCTATTAGCTATGGTTGCATTTGTGCTACAAAATTGCAACAAAGACTAAGACTCACTAAGCCCAAAATACTTACTATCTTGTTACAGAAAGGGTCTGCCACCCCCTGATCTAGTTCACTATTTCTACTAGAAATAGTTCACCTGCAGCATTAGCCTAATGTGATACTCTCCCAAATTTGTTGAGGGGAAATTCTTCACTTTAAATTACCGTCTTGGAAATTCACAGAAACAACAGGATTATTGTGAGGTAAACACCATTTGGGGATGGAGGGAGACtcacagagagggaaaaaaggaatgtaCTTTTCTGCTACTTAAAGAAATTCTGAAGCAGAATATGAACAATTAGGTCCAGACAAGTTTAAGATTTGGTTGTATAGTTTACTTACACTATCTATTGGAGTTATTCTGATCATTTAAAACAATTGGTGATTTTTGTAAAGAGAGATAGTCCATTGAGGAAGTTGTAGATTCTGCCTGGAAACCCAGTGACCTCAggacaaaggaacagaaatagtACATAGATATTTCAAGAACCAGAGAGGCTAAGGTGAATTTTAGTGAATTatctcccagctctgccatcacAGGAACACAAAGAAATACCAGGCAAGTCTTAAAAAGTCACCCTGTTTTTGAACAGGCAGATTTCTATCCAGGAGAAATACTTAACTTCATAGCAGAGAATACAATATTAGTAAATGAGAAGGGCCTACGTATTGGTGCAGAATACAGAAAAAATGTGAAGACTATGTAAATTAGGCAGGGAGAGTTGTTTCTAATCATCAATGGTATGTACTCTCTTCACTTCCTCCCCTGGATGAACCTATAGGAAAATATCTGCCCTCATTTCTAAATATTCACTAATGGACATAAGGCTACCTGGCTGACATCCCAGTGGAATGATGCTTGACATTGCTGATGCACCATATGGAAGATCTGTCCTTAGGAAGAAGGGGGGTCTGAATGAGTCCTTGCTCCTGGGCAGGAGGGATCATTTATGGTAGGAGTTTCAGGTGTGCTGCTTCTTTCAGAAAAAGGATCTTTGAATGTGGTGGCCAGAAGCAGATTTTAATGTCTGTAACCCTAGAGGTTCAATTTCCAAAGCTCCTCATTAACCGAGCAATTTATTGTCACTGTGATCCCAAGACAGCACAAATCCATAAGACTGAGTCTCTAGGTGGGAGAATTCAGGATGGCTTTGTCCTTTATCCTATGGGGCCAGTGTACACCCCCACTTTTCTGCATCTGTGTCTTCTCATgtccatttcttaattttttgtagggctgcaagAGGTTATAAGGTTTGGGCAAAACAATAGTGGGCAAGTATAATCTCAGTATATTCAGTTAGATTTTACCTATTTCTAATAGGTTGTCTTGTCCTCCACGttcatattaattaaaatactttcagggagttccctgtggctcagaaggttatgaacctgaccactatccctgaggatgtgggctccatccctggcctcactcagtgtgttaaggatccagtgtggctgcaagctgtggcataggttgcagatgcagctcagatctggcattgctgtagcctgcagctgcaactccaattcgcccccagtccaggaacttccatacacttcaggtgcggccctaaaaagaaaaaaatactttcatgtgTCTATCAATTTATTCCCTTCATTGTTCACTATGACTGTATGAATTTAAACTACAaatttcttgatattttaaaaccatCATTAGTTTTAGTTACTCTCATTTTCttcaaacacataaaataatagaaaatgcatagagatgtaaaatttatttatttatttgtggtcttttctagggctgcacccgtggcatatggaggttcccaggctaggggtctaatccgagctgtatttgccagcctataccggggccacagcaatgctggatctgagccacatatgcgacctacacctcagctcatggcaacactggatcccaacccactgagcgaggccagggatcaaacccgcaacctcgtggttcctagtcagattcgttaaccacttagccattatgggaactccgagatgcaaaatttaaaaggcaagaaCATAAGTGGAAGATTGCTATTAAGAAtgtgaaggagggagttcctattgtggctcagcagtagcaaacctgactcgtatcc is part of the Sus scrofa isolate TJ Tabasco breed Duroc chromosome 2, Sscrofa11.1, whole genome shotgun sequence genome and encodes:
- the LOC100737876 gene encoding olfactory receptor 7G1-like, translated to MEPRNQTEVSEFLLMRLTEDPELKIILFCLFLSVYLVTILGNLFIVLAVISDSHLHTPMYLFLSNLSFTDICLSTTTIPKILVNIQAQNQSISYAGCITQISFALTSACWENFLLGAMAYDRYVAICHPLRYPVIMNPHFCVLLILLSLFISAIVALLHSLMVLQLSFCTDLEIPLFFCEVVQVIKLACSDALINNILLYFAVSILGVIPLSGIIFSYTQIVSSILRKLSVGKRYKAFSTCGSHLSAVSLFYGTGFGVYICSAIPQSSRKTAVASLMYSMVTPMLNPFIYSLRNRDMKGALKKLMGGVPYFL